The following proteins come from a genomic window of Nicotiana tomentosiformis chromosome 12, ASM39032v3, whole genome shotgun sequence:
- the LOC138903151 gene encoding uncharacterized protein, which produces MALQQQYREKGFKKYSELISLLLVAERNNDLLMRNHENRPIRSTPLPEVDEVYSHYAKREKDRGPGRGRGQGRNSPSINHPPKKNNHQKKGHCANICHMPRYLVELYQAFLKNKGHETNFVFDNEFDIIYLDVIDFFEHPDGKIDYLIGDGSVVKDD; this is translated from the exons atggCCTTGCAACAACAGTACCGAGAGAAAGGTTTTAAGAAGTACtctgagttgatttctcttctccttgTAGCTGAAAGAAACAACGACTTGCTCATGAGAAATCACGAAAATCGACCCATTAGGTCTACACCATTGCCTGAAGTGGATGAGGTGTATTCTCACTATGCTAAGCGTGAAAAAGATCGTGGCCCTGGCCGTGGTCGTGGCCAAGGAAGAAATTCTCCTAGTATTAATCATCCTCCAAAGAaaaataaccaccaaaa AAAAGGGCATTGTGCAAATATTTGTCATATGCCAAGAtatttggttgagctttatcaagcattTCTAAAGAATAAAGGTCATGAAACTAATTTTGTCTTTGACAATGAATTTGACATCATCTACTTGGATGTGATAGACTTCTTTGAGCACCCTGATGGAAAAATAGACTACTTGATCGGTGATGGATCCGTGGTTAAAGATGATTGA